The sequence GCAATCCAGATCGGGTGATGAATCAATCGATTCACAAACGAAGCAGAGAGATGAGAAGTACTCCGAAACGAAAGATCGCGATGATTTGACGAACAAGAATCACAAAAACGTTGATCATCAACGGATGAAAAAGAACGCTCATGATCGAAGAAAAGGAGGTGATTTGAGCTAATCGAAGAATGAAATGAAGCGGAAGAACACGAATCAGAGTGGCtttgataccatattagatgtTTTGATAGCTCAATCACAAGGAAGATGATGACGAGAAGAGCTCGATTGAATTTGTAAAAAGAATGATATTATTGATCTTGTTAATTTGTTACACTCTACAATCAAGCTTATATATAGCTGGTTTAAGCTAAAGGAAACTAAACCAACTACCCGGATTACACTTAACCGGTATACATATATAACTATAATAGTCTCCAAAATTTTTAGAGATTTGTTTATATGGCATAAGCTCCCAaatcataaaaagaaaaattcttaTAAAAGTTCTTAAAGAAATGTTTTAAGTCCCATAATTTCAGATCCAGCCATAGTTCTAATGGATTCttttaaatataaagtaaaatagATAAATGATATTTCttataaaagagaaaaaaaaagaagataatctCCATTATTATTTAAGaaccattttacatttgtaaTCTCTTTTGAATTCTTTATGTTTTCGTTAATTCTGAaatcttgattttctttttccatATCTATCAAAACCCGTGATCCTCACGTTTCCATACTTACAAAACCACTTTAAAACCGTACCTTTTCCCACCACTCATGGACAAAAATGGTTCATGGATTAATGAAAACCTCCACGAAGCTACTAAACATCTGCATCGATTCCCTCTGCAAATCTCGAAACTTGCAGAAAGCAGAATCATTACTCATAGACGGAATCAGACTAGGTGTCCTCCCCAACGTCGTCACTTACAACTCCTTAATCAACGGCTACTCTCGTTTCGTCGGCATCGACGAAGCTTACGCCGTAACACATCGTATGAGAGAAGCCGGAATCAAACCAGACGTCTCTACATACAACTCACTCATCTCCGGAGCTGCGAAACAGCTCTTGATAACACGCGCCCACCAACTGTTCGACGAAATGCTTCGCTCAGGTTTATCTCCAGACATGTTGAGTTACAACACTCTCATCTCTCTCTACTTCAGGGTCGGGAGACACGGAGACGCGTTTCGGATTCTGAACGAAAATGTTCATGACGCTGGGCTGTCTCCTGGTGTTGACACTTACAACATTCTTCTCGACGCGCTTTGCAAGAGCGGTCACATAGATAATGCTATTGAGCTGTTTAAGCATGTAAAGAGCCGGGTTAAACCCGAGCTCATGACTTACAACATTCTCATCAACGGTCTTTGTAAATCAAGAAGAGTTAGCTCCGCGAATTGGATGCTGAGGGAGCTTGAGAGAGCGGGGTACACTCCTAATGCTGTTACGTACACGACGATGCTTAAAATGTACTTTAAGACGAAGATGATTGAGAAAGGGCTTAAGCTTTTcttgaagatgaagaaggaagGGTATACCTTTGACGGGTACGCGAGTTGTGCAGTTGTTAGTGCTTTGATTAAGACAGGGAGAGCAGAGGAGGCGTATCAATGTATGCATGAGCTGGTGAGAAGCGGTAGACGGAGTGGAGATATTGTTTCGTACAACACGTTGTTGAATCTGTATTTTAAAGACGGGGACTTGGATGCAGTGGATGATTTACTGGAGGAGATTGAGAGTAAAGGATTGAAGCCTGATGACTACACGCATACGATTATAGTCAATGGTTTGTTGAGCATTGGACATACGGGAGGAGCTGAGAAGCATTTGGCTTGTTTGGGAGAGATGGGGATGCAGCCGAGTGTTGTCACCTGTAACTGTTTGATTGATGGGTTGTGCAAAGCGGGTCATGTAGACCGTGCGATGAGGTTGTTTTCGTCGATGGAGATTAGAGATGAGTATACTTACACTTCTGTTGTGCATAATCTATGCAAAGATGGGCGGCTTGTGTGCGCTTCGAAGCTGTTATTGTTGTGTTACAATAAAGGAATGAAGATTCCGTCGTCGGCTAGACGAGCTGTGTTGTCGGGGTTACGGATGACGGTATCTTACCAGGCAGCAAGGAAGACGCATCACAAAATCAAAGCTGCTATAAAGAGCAATGCAATAGCGGATCCTTAGGACACTGATAGGTACTATAGAGATTAGAGGAAAGTTTCTTTCGTCTGCATCAATGGAGTCCTATCTTCCGACATCTCAAGTTATAGTGTAAACGTCTGATTAATTAGTCTTTTCATATCAACATGTGGTGAAAAGTATGTAAAACAGTTTCTTGTGTCGTCCTTACGTAAAGATTCTTGTTTTTTCTCTCTTGTAAATATAACTTTTGGGTGGATTTTGGCTGGAGAGATGTATTAGCTTAGGATTGGTTTGATTGAAACAGATAGCTTCTGTACAAGATTCTAGCTATGAACAGTTCATAAACTCTACGCAGGTTCAGCAACATATATAATGACTTGAGATCAGTTCACTTCTGAGAAACAAATCTCTTATAGCTTATTTTGGTGGAATATATTCCCCAGTATTTAATTCCACAGAGATCAGAAATCTTCACTTTTAAATTTGGTTCCAAAGACATACGATCTActcggttatttatgaaatttagtTCAATTTTGGGTTTCAGTTTTTCAGTTTAGCACGATTCGGTTCGCGGTTCCGGATAAATGTTGTCAAACCTAACCACTATCTTATAcagaatttattaaaaaaatatatttaatcttaaaaataaatcCATGTTTAGAAAGCATGATTCAAAATCTAATATCTAGATTATAGTCTGTGtacaatatattttgttttcagttttttttaatgaacTTTTAACATTCTATATcatcttttataatttttgcaTCTAATAGCTTAATACACATTCAATTTTATagtctacaatatttttaataaaattcaacatttcactattctatttttatttcatattttttacatatattttgtaattgCATATTAATGACAATTATTgattataaaaatttgtttatgtctaaataaaatagaataaacatctacttacaaaatataaataataaattttgaaactaaaaatataagtttacttttattataaaataattaatcttgaataattaaattaactaatatttttaatcaattttaaagattttaataaCTAATGTATACATCAAATTACTCAATGGAAATTAACATATTCGTGGGTCAGCTTTTTGTCGTTTTAGAGTTTGCCATATGACGTTGTTGGTCCCAACTTTTTTATTCAGcagattaaacaaaaaaaaattgacaatagaTTATTGACAATAGATTAAACAAATTTAGTTGTTCGAAAAAAAGATTAAACAAATTTAACTGTGTTTTTCTTAGAATTTAACTATATCCaagttgtttttatatatttcaatatCTTTATTGTATGAGTTCAACAATTTATCCAAAACATCCGTTGTAAATGGTTTGATAAGAGAACAATGAATTAATATTGTAATGTAACACCAAAAATAGATATTGCTTACGCATTTTCGTGAAGTATAAAATGTACTTTTCCAAATTCAAGCAAGTGCAGATGTATCCACTCAAGGATGCATCCATACAAAAATACTAATTAATATAGATGCTTCTATTTTTCTGTTAGTAAAGAAACGTCAATTTTTCAGTAAGTGCATTGCATTcagaaaaatatatgatatttgcTTATTTGGAGATTTTCATTGTTATTAGAAAATTAGcaattgtatttatatatttcttgttacgttttttattatacttctaattttgtgattttatgtttaaatgGCGTGTTTATAATTAATATCACTAACAACTTTTATCAAACATCTTATACAAACTGTAAGAAAAAGTTAATTAATTATTGTAAAGACACTCAAGAATCAATATCATCAGTCTTGCACCAAATTCTGGCAAAAGATCTATCATTTTCTAAAAGCACAAACATGATCAGTAGGCTGAGCAAGACTTGATGAAAAATGTAGATATGTTTTCAAAGGAAAcgttgttatttaaaataacttaTTTCATAATTTTGCTTAAAACACTAAAGGAAAGATCATATGTTACTCACCTTAAATATCAGTAAGATAAGAAATATTAAATAAGATTTGTCATCTACTTAAAACACTAAAGGAAAGATCATATATATATGGCTttactaaaatctcatatataagattttaattttttgaaaatatatactaattctGATGATTATATACAAACATGTAATAAATAGGTGGTGATTtctttacaccaaaaaaaaaaaaagataaagtcAGAATAGCTAATGTAAGGAAAATGATTCCATCTTCTTTTCAAATAGTTACGTTATCCCATTGATATACAATACATTTCACCTCCGAGTTATTATCATCCTCTAAAACTAACAAAAACATTGTACATAACACACTATTCACCTCTCTCTTGCTCTTGTGTCGTTGTGCTATTTATTTGAGCTCTCGTACTCTAAGTTATTACGTTCATCCTGTATCTGTTtctcaaaccaaacaaacaaacaaacaaaacatgcCTTTGAGAAACAATATAATCGGTTGCATAAACTTCATCGCCGTCCTCTTCTCAATTCCGATCATCGGCGCCGGAATCTGGCTCACCACCGGAACAGTAAACTCCTGCTTCATGCTTCTTCAATGGCCAGTAATAATACTAGGAATCTTGATACTTCTTGTGGGTCTCGCTGGTCTCATAGGAGGGTTCTGGAGGATCACTTGGCTCCTCGTTGTTTACTTAATTGCCATGCTTGCTCTCATCGTACTTTTAGGTGTTCTTGTCGGATTTATTTACATGGTTACCCTCAGAGGCTCTGGTCGTCCACAACCAAGCAGAGCTTATCTTGAGTATAGTCTTGAAGATTTTTCTGGTTTCTTACGTCGACGAGTTCACAGATCTTATAAATGGGAAAGGATTCGAAGTTGTCTGAGTACTACTAGTATTTGTCCTGACTTAAACCAGAGGTTCACTTTGGCTCAAGATTTCTTCAATGCTTATCTTAGTCCCATTCAAGTAAGTGTATTTTAGAGACttccattgtttttaaacaCTAACTTTATTAAGCTTATGTTGAACTTACATAGTCATTATGAATTTCAGTAGTTATGAATCTAGGAACATAGTAATGAAATTTGAAAGAAACATTGTCTTCAATCTGATACTTCGCCAATTTGTCAGCCACTTTGTTGTCTTCTCTTTCAATCCATTGGACTTGCAGATCATGAAACTGTTGTTTCCACCACTGAATCTCCCGTTTCCAATTATAAGCATTAAAATGGAGAGTTAGTCCATTGATtatagggcaaatctccaaaatagcacatttctaagtttatgtcacaaaaatagtcctcaaaaactaaaatgaccaaaatagtattttatcttttgaaaaatttaaatttttttatttttcaaaatttgaaattttatcccCAAAACTCCACTCCccaactctaaaccataaaacctaaactctaaaccctaaaccctaaactctaaacccttaaccctaaatcctaaaccccaccccttaactctaaaccttaatttttaaattaatttaccaTTGGAGTATAAGTGCATATTTATatcttttgataaaacattaagtgctattttggtcatttttatttttagaggctatatttgtgacaaaaatatttttagtgctatcctagtcATTTTTTCTTGATTATATCCACAGCTTTTTTATTATCTGATTCAATACAGACTTTTGAATAACCCCTACTCCAAGCATGTTGCATTGCCATTAATATAGCTTCTAATTCACTTTCGAAAGAAGTATTAACGCTATTTCCAACTGCCATTTAACATGCTCTTACATGCTTGTCCTAACAAAAactagaaaaataattaaaattaatttctgTATGATGTGTTGATTAAAATGCCAAAgacaatttacaaaaaaaaaaatagaaaatattaaagcAATTTGGAAGTTTATATCTATTTATACAAACTCTTAAAATATTTAGTGTTCAAAACtaataattcatttatttatgtTCAGGACCGGCAAAAAAGACACTCCGAATAACTTTTTCTcacattttagttttatttaaatctAACCGTTTGTTTATTTTTCAGTCTGGTTGCTGCAAGCCTCCAACAAAATGTGGCTACACGTTCGTGAACGCTACATACTGGATAAGTCCTATATCATTGCATATGTAGATATGGATTGTCTACAATGGAGCAATGATCAAAACACTCTGTGCTACGGTTGTAATTCCTGCAAAGCTGGTTTGCTCGCAAATCTCAAGATAGATTGGTTAAAAGCAGATATTTTTCTCCTTGTGGCGCTTATCGGGTTgataatcatttatataatcgGTTGCTGTGCATTACGAAACTCGAGAAGTGAGGATATTTTCAGAAAGTATAAGCAGGGTTATACATGATACTCTGATACGGATGGGAAATTAAGTTGCAAAACTGTTGTGTCCTAATTTAGTGTCTTTACGTTTTGACCCATGtagtctttttttaattttatatatatgcactACCAGAACATTTTGTGTAACTGGAAGAATCTTTTGTAAATATCTTTGGTTTGGGTTTGCAAAATTTCGCATttgttaatattattattattatatttgagtCTGATAAAATGAAATGGGAATGTGAGAACCTTTTATGTTGTGTCTTGTATTACTCCTTGTCTAGCCTCATTTGCATCATCACATTGAGAATATACAAGAATATATACACTTACTAATTAGATGACTACAAACCAAAGGCCCTCCTTTGGAGTAAGACCAATGTTAAAACCATTTATGTTGTGTCTTGTATTGAGCTACTATCTCTTTTCAGGATGTCTAATATAGAATAAGAAGCCTTGGAATGTAACACAACCTCCTGCTTCTTTGCGATCTAAACTCATTGCAGTAGAGATCGGTGAGGGATACCCTTTCTTGGTCTTTTTCTCAAAGAAGTAGAAGTAGGACGTTGTGGTGTTGATGTGATTAAACTCTGGAGACTTGGAATGCTATCCTCTACTCCTGAACTGTTGTTTGAACTCTCTAATTCCGTTAGAGTATGCTTCACTCCCTTCTCAAAGCTTCTAGAAGCTCCTGCTACCTATTAATAAAGAAGACCCAAATCAAAAGTCTCACACTTTTCTCTGTTAATAAACAAGAAATCACGAAAACAGAGGAATTCAACTAATAAATTAGCAATTTTAACCCAACTTAACACCAAAGATTCGTCCTTTTtatcacaaaaagaaaaacagaacaagAAAGATGATTGGGTAATGTTGTACCTTGCAGCCAAGAGAGCAGAAGCAAAAGCAATCGTCAGCAAGGCCACGAGAACAGACATCGCAGGCATTAGTAACTCTAACTCCTCTAACGCGCTCAAGCTGAGGCCTTTCATTCAAAAACACAACCTTTGCGCTGTTGTTCACATACGTCTGAACGCTCAAGATATCTAAATGCATCTGAATCTCGTTGACCCTTATCACATCGTGATAGGACAATCTCCTTATCTGCCCAAATCAAGAGCAGTAACATTCAAAAATCAAGTTTCTTCCAAATGCAATCTATATATGAGAACGTCTGGATCCTCCTTGAAACGCGACGCACCTGGATGGTACGATGATCTTTGTGGTGTTCAAGACAGAGAGGGCAAAGGGAGCCGCCATTAGTGCAGTCCAAACAATACATGTTGCATTCGTTTTTAGGTGAGTGTCCATGAAAGTTGCATTGAGCAAAGAAGTTTTCTTTCAGTAATGGTTTCAGCCATGGAGGCCACTggttctcttcttcctctggtCCACCACCTCCCTGAGATAAACAAGATCACTCGTTAATCTAACAGAAACACCTTCCACATATCAAAACAGAGCATTGACGTTCTTTTATACACAAAACAGAGCATTTTCAGTAGAAACTGGAATTTGAAAATCTGGAAAGTAATGTTGGAAAGACTAAAACTTTTCTTGTTTCCAGTGGAAATTTCAGTTCAATAGCAACAACCCAAATCTTAGAATCGATAATGCATTGCGAGTAGACATTGAAAAACAGAGTGGACAATGGAAAACAGAGTCAAGAATGTAATGATATTGAACGTACCATGCTTCTTCTGCGATTTGGGTTCTCGTGGTTTTCGATCGCCATTTTCGAGAATGCAGTAAAGGATCTGGCTTTTCAGAGTCACTTTTGTAGAAATAGGTTAAAAGGATTGTAGAGAGAGAATGTGAGGAAGAAAGCGAGAGAGATGGGGTTCTTTGAAAGCGAAGAGAAACGAGGAGAGTCGTTCGAACTTCTAATCCTCCCAATGTCGACTTACCGAACCTAAATCCAGAGCCTAAAATTGCCTTAGTTTAAAACCCGAACC comes from Brassica rapa cultivar Chiifu-401-42 chromosome A02, CAAS_Brap_v3.01, whole genome shotgun sequence and encodes:
- the LOC103853735 gene encoding uncharacterized protein LOC103853735; translated protein: MAIENHENPNRRRSMGGGGPEEEENQWPPWLKPLLKENFFAQCNFHGHSPKNECNMYCLDCTNGGSLCPLCLEHHKDHRTIQIRRLSYHDVIRVNEIQMHLDILSVQTYVNNSAKVVFLNERPQLERVRGVRVTNACDVCSRGLADDCFCFCSLGCKVAGASRSFEKGVKHTLTELESSNNSSGVEDSIPSLQSLITSTPQRPTSTSLRKRPRKGIPHRSLLQ
- the LOC103853732 gene encoding pentatricopeptide repeat-containing protein At5g46680, with translation MVHGLMKTSTKLLNICIDSLCKSRNLQKAESLLIDGIRLGVLPNVVTYNSLINGYSRFVGIDEAYAVTHRMREAGIKPDVSTYNSLISGAAKQLLITRAHQLFDEMLRSGLSPDMLSYNTLISLYFRVGRHGDAFRILNENVHDAGLSPGVDTYNILLDALCKSGHIDNAIELFKHVKSRVKPELMTYNILINGLCKSRRVSSANWMLRELERAGYTPNAVTYTTMLKMYFKTKMIEKGLKLFLKMKKEGYTFDGYASCAVVSALIKTGRAEEAYQCMHELVRSGRRSGDIVSYNTLLNLYFKDGDLDAVDDLLEEIESKGLKPDDYTHTIIVNGLLSIGHTGGAEKHLACLGEMGMQPSVVTCNCLIDGLCKAGHVDRAMRLFSSMEIRDEYTYTSVVHNLCKDGRLVCASKLLLLCYNKGMKIPSSARRAVLSGLRMTVSYQAARKTHHKIKAAIKSNAIADP